TTTGACTTTGTGTTATTATTAAGTAGCGGCATTTTCTATATTGGACATGGCTGTTCCAGAAGTAAATATGAAACTGCTTGAAGAGCTTCAAGCAATGGGATTTCCACTCAACCGAGCGACAAGAGCTCTTCACTATTGTGGTTGGTATATATATCTTTGCAAATGTACCAAAATGCATATATATTGGAGCGCTCTATTTGGTGTTTCACTGAATTGCTAACAGTGACACTTAGTTTTTCTGTTTAATTCAGTTGCTGCAAGACAATCAATTCTAATTATTAGTTACTTTTCTTCTATTTAGGTAATTCTAGTCTTGAAGATGCTATAAATTGGGTCATTGATCATGAGACTGACCCCGACATGGATGAGATGCCCTTGGTACATATTCTCATCCAGACATAAATGCATAGATAGGTTCACAACTCTCTAGTTTAGCTGTTAGTTATTGTATTGTTGATAGTTGCTTGTGCATACTCAATCACATTAATATGTTTGTCTGTGAAGCTTTTTTAAGATAGATAGTATACTGATAAATATGATTGTATACTGTACATTAGCATGTCAGCCGGTTGATACATATCAAGCTTTGCCTCTTAAcaaattttatttttcaaaagAAGATAAGGATCCTCTGGCATTGAAGATAAAGATCATCATAGATTGTATCAAATTTACCTGATTTGTTTGTTTAATAATTATCATGTATTAGTCGTCTTCGACAAATCCACTCTATATTGCTTCGTCCAATCTTTGGTCAAGTTAAAAAGCTCTTTCAGGTCCTAATAGCATCAATAAATTCTTTTATGTTTCCACTTTTTATAGTAATGTGTTCCATATATGCCATACAGATATCTCAATAGTTTATCTGACATATTTATCTAAATATGTTGGTTGAAAACTTTATTGCCCGTCCAGCTTTAGGCTTTCAAATCTTACGATAAATATTATAAGGTTCCCTTTGTTATCATTATCTTTTATTAATCCTTTAGGTTTAGAGTTTAGACATGTGAATCATATGGCCATCAGTAAAGAGTAGTAAAATGCAATCTGCAATGCTTAGCCTAGTGGATACCCCTCCCCATTAGAAGCATGTGTGCGCGAGTATTTAAATATCTATCCTTAACTATATCTAGCAAAAGAGTGAATGCAGGTCCAGTGTCCAGGAAATTGCTGTAACTAGTCTTTGAATTACTATATGCAAACTATCATTGTGAAGGATTTACTACTACTGTTCTCTTCATGTGCATGTAGATCCCAGTGAACATTGAGGTCCAAGCTTCTGAACCTCCTTACATGACTGAACAACTGAAACTAAAAGCACAAGAATTGAGGTTTGTTCAATGTTCTCTCCACGGTGAAATTCCCTTTATACTGCTAGTGCTCTATAACAAGTCCGCTTCAGTTCATGCTTGCTTTTATCCATAAAAACTCATAATTAGGGATGTTTTTGCTATAAAGTCGTTGTTTTGCATTTTTGTCATCTAAATTATAGCTTTAACTGCCAATTTAGAGATGGGGCACAGAGGAGGACAGGAATAGGAGAGAAGAAACTGGAAAGAGAAAAGGTATTGTTGAGTATATCCTACTTTCTCTTATCCACATACGGCCCCTAGACAAAGAACTTGAAATTAGTAAGAACATCAAAGTAGAATTGGTAATTTGTATGTGGTTTGAGGAAGTGATACAGTAACTATCACATGAAGATTTTTGGCCTTGTTtctgtttgctgtttcttgcttTATAGGAGAGAATTAAAAGAAGTAAAGAACTGCTGGAGGCAAAACGAATTGCtgaagaaaatgagagaaaacggTCTGTCACAGACACACAGATATGAAGTTTCATTCCATATTTATCTGActcctacacacaaaacacaTAATAAAAGCAGATAGCTCTTTTTTTTTCCGCTAAACACTTGAAAACTTACAGCACcatttattttatagctttatagCCTTGAGGGAAGCAGAGAAAGCGGAAGAGAAGAGAACACGGGAGAAAATTCGTCATAAACTACAGCAAGATAAGGTATTTCCCTAAAAAATAATCAACTCTTGAAATGTATCACTTCACTGATATACTTTGACTGTCTGACTTGCACCAAATTTACCCTGTCTTCTAAAGATAGGTGAAATCAAAATTTTAGGAAACGTGTACTTAGCCTTTTCTTTGCCAAGTGAAACGTGTTATTACTGAACATATGAAGCTTCATGATTTATCCATCTGAAGTCTGAACTGAGATGAGTCATGAAATCATCAGTTTACTCTTCAGTAGTGTCCTATGAACATGGTTTGTTATAATTTTGCGTTTCAGTTCGATATCCAGAAGTCATTATAcatacaatttgttaataaatagTTAGAGAGAAGGAGTAAACTCGAACTGCCTCTGGATGATCTGGCATTTGTCTACCCTGCCACGCCTATGATTCAAAAGGAAAAGGTACAATGTACTTTCACTTGATTGTGATGTCTATGATAACTAAGTTAAATAACACCCCCCCTATAATATGCAGGATCCACTGGCTAAGGCTGCTAGATTTGCACCTATGAAGTTTTCTACAAAGGCAGAGCTCATGAGTGAATGTTTACGATCTATGAGGCGAAAGAACAAGGTAGTTTTATTGCTTTTTTGTTCTTATCAGCTACTTTGATAGCATGGCATGGAATCGTTAGAAGGTCTAAGAATCATCCGGTGTGTTTATTAAAAAAGTTCTCTTGGTATCCATTAAgcattaattttttttttgttatatCTACCCCCATCACGATAATTATATAATGTACGTTTCACTTGCCTAAAGAAGTTGCAGGAGCTTTATCCAATTTTGCTGTTTCAGACATCATTGTTTACTTGTAGTAAATTATATCTTATATTATTTTCCTGGCTCTAGCATGACGAGGCCGGAGTGAAGAAGGCCTTCCAGACTCTTTTATATTACATCAGAAATGTTACTAATGATCCCGATGAGGAAAGGTTCAGGAGAATTCGGCTGAGTAATCCAAACTTTGCGGTTGGTTTTTAAACAATTCATAGGCGTGGATCAACTATATAATGTAAAATATAGGAAGTTAAAACCGACTGAAATCATTTGATAATAATGCCATTGTTTGTATATAAATGACAGGACAGAGTTGGGCGTTTTAAAGAAGGCATTGATTTTCTCGAGTTATGTGGATTTGAGAGAATTGAAGGTGACAAGTTTTTACATCTTCCCAGAGACAAGTTTGAGGTGGAAACATTGAGATCAGCTAGGACACAGTTAGAGTCTGCAATAACAAACCCCTTCTTTGGGCTTATATCAGGCTAAGTAAGGACTAAGTATATTTACCTGATGAGTGACTTGAATTTGAGAGCACTGACAAAGTAACTAGAGATAAATAAGATTGTTATAAAAACATAAGTTGAACCTCGTTACTATGGTTGAAGTTTGGACTATTGATTTTTATTTTCGTAGAAGTTATTACAGGGAACATGAATTTAAGGTAAATCCGATCGATTCAAATTTTgacaaaattaaaatttaaacCCGAAGATTTTGTCCAAATTTGAACTCAAACCCAaattcaaaaaaagaaaaaataaataaaagaaaactAACATCCAAACTCAATTAGGCGAATTTCGGATCAGCCCTATAACAAAGAAGCAAATCAAAaactcaaaaataaataaattttatatttcaaacTGGTTTTTTTCTGGAAATTTCAAATATCCTGCTCTGCATCTTATTACTGGAGGGTGCAAAGGGAAGTTGTTATAAAAAGGATTGAATTTGGTTTTTGGCATTGAATTAGGTTGAGATTTATGTCACCCTTCCTTAGTTACCGTGTTTAATCAGTACTGTATTTCACGGTCATCTCCATCATCTAGCATGTCATCTTGTAATTTCCTACCAAATCGGATCAAGATTGACAGCCCATATCTACCTAGATTTAGCATAGATTGTTCTAAAATTTGGTTATTTAGTTAGGTAATTTAAATTTCCTGCCCTTAAATTAATTTAGTAATAGTGTATACGTTGTATAAATAAACATACAAATCATGTGCATTGTCATTTACTTGGAGGATCCTATCTTCTCTGAATCCAACTACTGAAATGGCTGACTTGTGCTTCTTCTCAATATGCTCCATGTCCCAAAATTATTATCATTACACTCTCCTTCTGttattttctttcattttctgcCACCACCTTTACTTTACATACTTGATCAACATCTCTCTTCTCCTCTTATTGCCTCTTCTTGTTTACCACAATTTCTCGGAACCTGCAGGTTCCAGTACTTTTCTCCTCCTGGCTCTCATCTATCACGTTTTTCCTCCTAGACTTGAAAATGTGTTTTTGTTGGATGAGACTGAGACGACGACATCTTGCTTTAACGTTGTAGAAAATGAGCAAGTAGATAATAGTTACTACTTGGAAGATCATCATGTTCATGAAATTGAACAAATGGAGTCAAAAGTACCGAGAACTAGACAGGGTGGTGGTGGTGGTGTTGAGGAGGGTATAAATTATAGTATTAACTATGATGTGGATGAATACTGTAAAAGTAGTAGTAGTGTACCATTGTGTGTTAAGTCACACCGAGATTTTGCGAATATTGGGTGCAGTACGGAACAGGAAGAAGAGTGGAAGAGCACGTTGGCGTGGAAATTATTCGAGGAGCGACATTATAACGTGGTTGAAGGTGACCAAGCTGGGTCGATGGACTCGCTTTGGGAAGCAGCATTCGAAGCTGATTCGATAAAGTCGTCGTCTAAGCGAATAAACGCGGTCGTAAAAAACAAGGATATCAAGAAGAAGAAAAGTGGTGAGCTagataacaacaacaacaactcgTGTAATGAAGATGAAGACGAGGTACAAGTAGGTGAGATGACGACAAGGGGCTGTTTACAAGGTTTCAAGTGCTGTTCTACAGGAGGGAGGAAGATGAATATGAGAAGGGGAAAGAGCAGCATTGTTAAATTTACCAAGCCCC
This sequence is a window from Apium graveolens cultivar Ventura chromosome 9, ASM990537v1, whole genome shotgun sequence. Protein-coding genes within it:
- the LOC141682920 gene encoding uncharacterized protein LOC141682920 isoform X1, translating into MAVPEVNMKLLEELQAMGFPLNRATRALHYCGNSSLEDAINWVIDHETDPDMDEMPLIPVNIEVQASEPPYMTEQLKLKAQELRDGAQRRTGIGEKKLEREKERIKRSKELLEAKRIAEENERKRFIALREAEKAEEKRTREKIRHKLQQDKLERRSKLELPLDDLAFVYPATPMIQKEKDPLAKAARFAPMKFSTKAELMSECLRSMRRKNKHDEAGVKKAFQTLLYYIRNVTNDPDEERFRRIRLSNPNFADRVGRFKEGIDFLELCGFERIEGDKFLHLPRDKFEVETLRSARTQLESAITNPFFGLISG
- the LOC141682920 gene encoding uncharacterized protein LOC141682920 isoform X2, producing the protein MAVPEVNMKLLEELQAMGFPLNRATRALHYCGNSSLEDAINWVIDHETDPDMDEMPLIPVNIEVQASEPPYMTEQLKLKAQELRDGAQRRTGIGEKKLEREKERIKRSKELLEAKRIAEENERKRFIALREAEKAEEKRTREKIRHKLQQDKLERRSKLELPLDDLAFVYPATPMIQKEKDPLAKAARFAPMKFSTKAELMSECLRSMRRKNKHDEAGVKKAFQTLLYYIRNVTNDPDEERFRRIRLSNPNFASWAF